A genome region from Streptomyces sp. S4.7 includes the following:
- the arfB gene encoding alternative ribosome rescue aminoacyl-tRNA hydrolase ArfB, which produces MSGSPHVIRGSVSLPEAELMWRFSRSSGPGGQHVNTSDSQVELRFDLAKTQALPEAWKERALERLASRLVGGVVTVRSSEHRSQWRNRETALVRMASLLAEATAPPPRPRRATKIPRGINERRLRQKKQRAQTKRGRDGRDWS; this is translated from the coding sequence ATGTCCGGGTCCCCGCACGTCATCCGCGGCTCCGTCTCCCTTCCGGAGGCCGAGCTCATGTGGCGTTTCTCGCGCTCCTCGGGACCCGGCGGACAGCATGTGAACACCAGCGACTCGCAGGTGGAGCTCCGCTTCGACCTCGCCAAGACGCAGGCGCTGCCCGAGGCGTGGAAGGAGCGGGCGCTGGAGCGGCTCGCGAGCCGGCTGGTGGGCGGTGTCGTGACCGTACGGTCGTCGGAGCACCGTTCCCAGTGGCGCAACCGCGAGACGGCCCTGGTGCGGATGGCCTCGCTCCTGGCCGAGGCGACGGCTCCGCCGCCGCGTCCGCGCCGGGCCACGAAGATCCCGCGCGGTATCAACGAGCGCAGGCTGCGGCAGAAGAAGCAGCGCGCGCAGACCAAGCGCGGGCGCGACGGCCGGGATTGGTCGTAG
- a CDS encoding pentapeptide repeat-containing protein, translating to MVRRAATRKTAAGKTAAAGRSVPARRPEVRLPPLVPYEGELEPDGDYDGQEFGGLDLADQEGLGARFMDCALRECGLDRTDLGRARFMDCVLDGIRGVGTDLGGASLRDVEVVDARLGGVQLHGAVFERVLIRGGKIDYLNLRKAKLKDVVFEGCVLAEPDFGGAELERVEFRDCVLKDADLSGVRMKDVDLRTVAELGIARGVDRLAGAVISTAQLLDLAPAFAAQIGVRVEDAPGA from the coding sequence ATGGTTCGGAGAGCGGCGACGCGGAAAACGGCGGCGGGGAAGACGGCGGCGGCCGGCAGGAGTGTGCCGGCGCGGCGGCCGGAGGTCCGGCTGCCGCCGCTGGTGCCGTACGAGGGGGAGCTGGAGCCCGACGGGGATTACGACGGGCAGGAGTTCGGCGGGCTGGATCTGGCGGATCAGGAGGGTTTGGGCGCCCGGTTCATGGACTGCGCGCTGCGCGAGTGCGGGCTCGACCGGACCGATCTTGGCCGGGCCCGCTTCATGGACTGCGTTCTCGACGGCATCCGGGGGGTGGGCACGGATCTGGGGGGAGCGTCGCTGCGCGATGTCGAGGTGGTGGACGCGCGACTGGGCGGGGTGCAGTTGCACGGCGCGGTGTTCGAGCGGGTGCTGATCCGGGGCGGCAAGATCGACTATCTGAATCTGCGGAAGGCGAAGCTGAAGGACGTGGTGTTCGAGGGCTGTGTCCTGGCCGAACCGGACTTCGGGGGAGCGGAGTTGGAGCGCGTCGAGTTCCGGGACTGCGTCCTGAAGGACGCGGACCTCAGCGGCGTCCGGATGAAGGACGTCGATCTGCGGACCGTCGCCGAGCTGGGCATCGCGCGCGGGGTCGACCGGCTGGCCGGTGCCGTCATCAGTACGGCGCAACTGCTCGATCTGGCGCCCGCGTTCGCGGCGCAGATCGGTGTACGGGTGGAGGACGCGCCGGGCGCCTGA
- a CDS encoding M1 family metallopeptidase: protein MGGLAGCAERDEPGAPGAPGSAGLGDPYFPHLGNGGYDVTHYGLTLDYDPATGRLDADAEITARATRRLSAFNLDLAGLTVGRVTVDGERAGVRRADTELTLLPRSDIGRGDTFRTVVRYSGVPRTLTDADRTREGWLRSGKRSVALGQPTGSMAWFPGNHHPSDKAAYDIRITVPKGQRAISNGELTSERTAGGRTTFGWHCAEPMASYLATVAVGPYRTRTTPGSDGGVPVLTAVDPAVAADSARLLEKIPEIMKWGEKTFGPYPFSSTGVIIGRPGDADYALETQNRPFLPGPTSTAILVHELAHQWFGDSVTPKSWQDIWLNEGFAEYAAWLWAEDIEGVPARSAFERAYKNAENWAFAPAEPPTAADISGRPVYGRGAMVLHQLRLAVGDDTFFALVRGWTRAYRHGNASTADFTAFAQKWTDRDLTALWDDWLYGSDRPPPGA, encoded by the coding sequence ATCGGCGGCCTCGCGGGCTGCGCGGAACGGGACGAGCCCGGCGCCCCCGGCGCCCCCGGCTCGGCCGGCCTCGGTGACCCGTACTTCCCGCACCTCGGCAACGGCGGCTACGACGTCACGCACTACGGCCTGACCCTCGACTACGACCCCGCCACCGGCCGCCTCGACGCCGACGCCGAGATCACCGCCCGCGCCACGCGCCGGCTCAGCGCGTTCAACCTCGACCTGGCCGGTCTGACCGTCGGCCGGGTCACCGTCGACGGCGAGCGGGCCGGCGTACGGCGCGCCGACACGGAGCTGACGCTGCTGCCGCGCTCGGACATCGGGCGCGGGGACACCTTCCGTACGGTCGTGCGCTACTCCGGCGTCCCCCGGACCCTGACCGACGCCGACAGGACGAGGGAGGGCTGGCTCAGATCGGGGAAGCGTTCCGTCGCGCTGGGCCAGCCGACCGGTTCGATGGCCTGGTTCCCCGGCAACCACCATCCGAGCGACAAGGCCGCGTACGACATCCGGATCACCGTGCCAAAGGGCCAGCGGGCGATCTCCAACGGAGAGTTGACGAGCGAGCGGACGGCCGGCGGCCGTACGACCTTCGGCTGGCACTGCGCGGAGCCGATGGCGAGCTATCTCGCGACGGTCGCCGTCGGCCCCTACCGGACCAGGACCACCCCGGGCTCCGACGGCGGTGTTCCCGTCCTCACCGCCGTCGATCCGGCCGTGGCCGCCGACAGCGCCCGGCTGCTCGAGAAGATCCCGGAGATCATGAAGTGGGGCGAGAAGACGTTCGGCCCGTATCCGTTCTCCTCGACCGGCGTGATCATCGGGCGGCCCGGCGACGCCGACTACGCGCTGGAGACGCAGAACCGCCCCTTCCTGCCCGGTCCCACCAGCACCGCGATCCTCGTCCATGAACTGGCGCACCAGTGGTTCGGCGATTCCGTGACCCCCAAGTCCTGGCAGGACATATGGCTGAACGAGGGTTTCGCCGAATACGCGGCATGGCTCTGGGCGGAGGACATCGAAGGCGTCCCGGCGCGGAGCGCGTTCGAGCGGGCGTACAAGAACGCCGAGAACTGGGCCTTCGCGCCGGCCGAACCGCCGACCGCCGCGGACATCTCCGGGCGGCCGGTGTACGGGCGCGGCGCCATGGTGCTCCATCAGCTGCGGCTGGCGGTCGGTGACGACACGTTCTTCGCGCTCGTACGCGGCTGGACGCGGGCGTACCGCCACGGCAACGCGTCCACCGCCGACTTCACCGCCTTCGCGCAGAAGTGGACGGACCGCGATCTGACGGCTCTTTGGGACGATTGGCTGTACGGCTCCGACCGACCACCGCCCGGCGCGTGA
- a CDS encoding NAD(P)-binding protein — translation MDHITVVGGGFAGLTAAISAAESGARVTVFEAHHTFGGRARTTEGPYHANEGPHVFYHRGPHWAWLRQRGLLGPMARVPALEAARLRFHRDGALRKAPPFGLLKASRSRAERAPVDIDFHTWATERHGHDAAVAAARYAAVVLFHHDPGSLSAAFVQERLRRAATIPPEAHIAVGGWSQVIDRMLGRAWNLGVRVETVSRVDALPEDGPVIVATSLDSARPLLGDDSLRWESGRTALLDLGLTTRRGDPFVICDLDAPGWLERFTAADTSLAPAGEQLLQGQFPVAPDEPAAVGIARAENLLDLGFPDWRERALWRRQSLAAGRTGAVDLPGTTWRDRPHIDRGDGVYLVGDQVAAPGVLSEVSFNSAIEAASLALRKADGARLRRSA, via the coding sequence ATGGATCACATCACCGTCGTCGGCGGCGGCTTCGCCGGACTCACCGCGGCCATCTCGGCGGCCGAGTCGGGCGCCAGGGTGACCGTTTTCGAGGCGCACCACACCTTCGGCGGGCGGGCCCGCACCACCGAGGGCCCGTACCACGCCAACGAAGGGCCGCACGTCTTCTACCACCGCGGCCCGCACTGGGCCTGGCTCCGGCAGCGCGGTCTCCTCGGCCCGATGGCCCGCGTCCCGGCCCTCGAAGCCGCCCGCCTCCGCTTCCACCGTGACGGCGCTCTCCGCAAGGCCCCACCCTTCGGACTGCTCAAGGCGAGCCGCAGCAGGGCCGAACGGGCGCCCGTGGACATCGACTTCCACACCTGGGCCACCGAGCGACACGGCCACGACGCGGCCGTCGCCGCCGCCCGTTACGCCGCCGTCGTCCTCTTCCACCACGATCCGGGCTCTCTGTCCGCCGCCTTCGTCCAGGAACGGCTCCGGCGCGCCGCGACCATCCCGCCGGAGGCCCACATCGCGGTCGGCGGCTGGAGCCAGGTCATCGACCGGATGCTCGGGCGGGCCTGGAATCTGGGCGTACGCGTCGAGACCGTCTCCCGCGTCGACGCCCTCCCCGAGGACGGTCCGGTGATCGTCGCGACATCGCTCGACTCGGCCCGGCCGCTGCTCGGTGACGACAGCCTTCGGTGGGAGAGCGGGCGCACCGCGCTGCTGGACCTCGGGCTCACCACGCGCAGGGGCGACCCGTTCGTCATCTGCGATCTCGACGCGCCGGGCTGGCTGGAACGCTTCACCGCCGCCGATACGTCGCTCGCACCCGCCGGTGAACAACTGCTCCAGGGTCAGTTCCCGGTCGCCCCCGACGAGCCGGCGGCCGTCGGCATCGCGCGCGCGGAGAACCTGCTGGACCTGGGCTTCCCCGACTGGCGCGAACGGGCCCTCTGGCGGCGCCAGTCGCTCGCCGCGGGCCGTACGGGAGCGGTCGATCTGCCGGGCACCACCTGGCGCGACCGGCCGCACATCGACCGGGGCGACGGCGTCTATCTCGTCGGTGACCAGGTCGCCGCGCCCGGTGTCCTGTCC
- a CDS encoding TerD family protein, protein MAVSLSKGGNVSLTKEAPGLTAVTVGLGWDVRSTTGTDFDLDASAIAVNAGGKVVSDSHFIFFNNKSTPDQTIVHTGDNRTGEGAGDDEAINVNLAGLPADVDKIVFPVSIYDAETRSQNFGQVRNAYIRIVNQAGGTEIARYDLSEDAATETAMVFGELYRNGAEWKFRAVGQGYASGLAGIATDFGVNL, encoded by the coding sequence ATGGCTGTAAGCCTGTCCAAGGGCGGCAACGTCTCGCTCACCAAGGAGGCACCGGGCCTGACAGCCGTCACGGTCGGCCTCGGCTGGGACGTCCGCTCCACCACCGGTACGGACTTCGACCTCGACGCCTCGGCGATCGCGGTCAACGCGGGTGGAAAGGTTGTCTCCGACAGCCACTTCATCTTCTTCAACAACAAGTCCACGCCGGACCAGACCATCGTCCACACCGGCGACAACCGCACCGGTGAAGGCGCGGGCGACGACGAGGCGATCAACGTCAACCTGGCGGGTCTGCCCGCCGACGTCGACAAGATCGTCTTCCCGGTCTCCATCTACGACGCCGAGACCCGCAGCCAGAACTTCGGCCAGGTCCGCAACGCGTACATCCGCATCGTGAACCAGGCCGGCGGCACCGAGATCGCCCGCTACGACCTGAGCGAGGACGCCGCCACCGAGACCGCGATGGTCTTCGGCGAGCTGTACCGCAACGGTGCGGAGTGGAAGTTCCGCGCGGTGGGCCAGGGTTACGCCTCGGGCCTCGCGGGCATCGCCACGGACTTCGGCGTCAACCTCTGA
- a CDS encoding flavin reductase family protein — protein MSNDEFRAALSRLAAGVVLVTAHDPDDGPKGADAGMTATSFMSVSLDPPLVVVSLRNGSRMDDLLDEQPMWAASMLSESQVRIAGRFAMKGRISDRLLFEDMPHRRGEVSGAPLIDGALTVLECRTEQRIVTGDHTLVVGRVLTAAVPGGSGDGGPLTYFRGKYRQLGQGQGQG, from the coding sequence GTGAGCAACGACGAGTTCCGCGCCGCGCTCTCCCGGCTGGCCGCCGGGGTGGTGCTGGTCACCGCGCACGACCCGGACGACGGTCCGAAGGGCGCGGACGCCGGAATGACGGCCACGTCCTTCATGTCCGTCTCGCTCGACCCGCCTCTGGTGGTGGTGAGCCTGCGCAACGGCTCCCGGATGGACGACCTGCTGGACGAACAGCCGATGTGGGCGGCGTCGATGCTCTCCGAGAGCCAGGTGCGGATCGCCGGCCGCTTCGCGATGAAGGGCCGGATCAGCGACCGGCTGCTCTTCGAGGACATGCCCCACCGGCGCGGTGAGGTGAGCGGGGCACCGCTGATCGACGGCGCGCTGACGGTCCTGGAGTGCCGGACGGAGCAGCGGATCGTGACCGGCGACCACACGCTGGTCGTGGGCCGGGTGCTGACGGCGGCGGTGCCGGGCGGATCGGGCGACGGGGGCCCGCTGACGTACTTCCGCGGGAAATACCGGCAGTTGGGGCAGGGCCAGGGACAGGGCTGA